The region CACAGCAAGTATAACTGCTCCTACAACCAGCGTGGCACGTAGCTTTAGCGATCTGTTCATACTTTAAGTCTATTTCTTCGGCAAGGTTTATACTTTAATTGAAGTATGAATTCAACTAAGTTTATACTTCAGGAAAGGTATAGGTAGGTTGTATACTTCGCCCGGCCCCTTTACCTTCTAAAGTACAGCTCGAACGTTGTGCCTACCCCTTCCTCGCTCCTCACCTTAATATAGCCCTTGGCATTATCCACCAGGCGCTTTACAATGTATAGCCCCATGCCGGTACCGTCTACGTGAGCATGGAAGCGCTTGAACAGCGTAAAGAGCTTGGCCAGGTTTTCCTTACTAATGCCCAGCCCATTGTCCGAAACGGTTAGCAGCACGTATCCGTCTACACGCTCCGTCTTCAGGGACACTTCCGGGTTTCTGCCCTCCGCTTTATACTTGATGGCGTTATTGATCAGGTTATACAGCACGCTATACAGGTTCTTCTTGGAGAACCTGATGTGTGGCGCCTCGCTAAAATCAATAGAAACCCCTGCGTTTTCACTCTCAATGACTTCCTGCATACTAGCCCTCACCTCATCAAAAACCTCCTGCACATCCACTTGCTCCGGTTCCACGTCCACGTCGCGCTGCACCTTCACAATGTCTGTCAGGTCTTTTATCACGTTGTTAAAGCGGCAGATCGCGCCCTTCATCATCTCGAAAACGGGCTGTATGGGCTCACCGGGAATAGGGCCGGCGGCAGCCACCTGGTCCTCCAGCAGAAGTATGAGCCCTTCTATGTTGCTGATCGGCGTCTTCAGGTCGTGGGAGGCGGTGTACACGAACGTATCCAGGTCCTCGATCACGCGCAGCAGGTGCTCGTTGGTGGCCTGCAGCTCTTCCTGCGTCCGCTTCAAATCCGACAGGTCGATAAAAGAGCCCAGCACGCGGTACGGCACCTGGTACTCGTTGTGCATGATGCGTGCCCGGTTAGATACATAGGCGTAAGAGCCGTCTTTTTTCCGGATCCTGTACTCGCCAGACCATTGGTCCTTGCCTGAGTTAAGGGCCTTGCTGATACCCTTCTCCAGCTCCTCCCGGTCGTTGGGGTGCACCAGCCGGTACCAGCTGTCCACGCCTGTGCCCAGCTCTTCCGCATCGTAGCCCAGCATGGTCTTCTGGCTGTCGCTCCACCAGATCTCGTTGTTCACCACGTCCCAGTCCCAGATCACGTCGTTGGTCGCCATCGATACCATCCGGAAGCGCTCCTCACTGGACGAAAGCTCCTGGGTGCGCTCAGCCACCCGCTTCTCCAGCTCGTTGTTCAGCTTGATCAGATTCTCTTCAGCCAGCTTCAGCTCTTCGTAGGCCATCAGTACCTTGTCCTCGCTGCTTTTCTTCTCGGTGATATCGGCCATGGTTACGGTTACGCCGTCGCCCATTTTCACGGCGGCGATCTCGAACCAGGTCTTGTGCCCGTTTAGCTCCAGCTGCTGTTCAATGTGCATAACCTGCTCCGAGGCCACCACCTCTGCAAATTTACGGAACAGGCCGCTCTTCCGAAGGAAAGGCATCACCGACAGCACACTGGTATTCAGCAGCTCCGCCTGCGAGTGCCCGATCATGCTTTCCGTTTTCCTGTTTAGCAGCGTCCAGGCAAAGTCTGTGATCTGCTGGCTCTCGTCGCGCACCGCTTTAAAGGCCATAATACTGTTAAACGAGCTGTTCAGCACGCCCTGCACCACGTTGCTCAGGGTCTTTAGAGTGGTCACGTCCACAAAGCTGATCACCACGCCGTCCTTGTTGCCGTCGTGCTTCAGGTAGGGGATGATGCGCATCAGGTAGTACTTGCCGTCCACCGTCTCCACCTCCTGCTCGACATCCACAGAGCTGTTGTTCACCTCCTTGATATCCTCGATCAGGCGGGAGTACTTCAGGTTGTGCGACAGGTGGTGGATAGGCCTGCCCAAGTCACTGTCTATGATATTGATAAGCCCATCTATGGAAGGCGTAAACTTGCGGATAACCAGGTGGTGGTCCACGAAAAGCTGCCCGATGTTGGAGCTCCGGATATAGTTGTCCAGGTCCTCGTTCAGCTCCTGCAGCTCTTTAATTTTCAGCTGATGTTCCGAGTTCACCGTGTGCAGCTCCTCGTTGAGCGACTGCATCTCCTCGTTCGAGCTCTGCAGCTCCTCGTTCGACGACATCAACTCCTCGTTGGTGCTCTGCAGCTCCTCGTTGGCCGTGCTCAGGTCCTGCACGGTCAGGTGCAGCCCTTCGCGCGCCTCTTTCAGCTCTGTTTCCAGGGCTGTCAGCTGCTGGTAATAATCATCGTCCGACACAAACGTAAGGTCCGACACCTTGGGCAGCGGCGTTACCTCGCCCATCTCCTGCAGCAGAACAAGTATAATCTTAGGTTGCCCCTTGTCCAGGGTGATAGGCCGGATGGACACATGCACCAGTTGTTCCCGCTTGCCCAGCTTTACGGCCACCTGCCGTGCCACCACCTTGCGGTCCTGCTTTATGGCTTTCCGGATACCCACGCTCAGGGTAATGGCCAGCTCCTCGGGCACCATCTTGATCAGGTTAAAGTGCAGGCGCTTATCCGGGAATTTCAGGTAGCGGTTAATGTCGCCGATGCCGTGCAGCAGTTGGTAGTGCTCGTCTACGTAAAGCGCCGTCACCTTAAAGTCCTCCGACACGGCATCCATAAACGAGTCGTTGTAGCGCAATTCCGGGGAAGGGTTATACTTGGCGGCCTGACCATTGCTACTGCCGTTGCTGGCGTAATCGGTAAGGCCGTAGCTCTGCCTTGTTCCTGAGCCCTCTTTTATTTTCCGGAAGATCTTCCATTTCCGGTTTTCCTCCGCGAAAAAGGACTTCATGGAGCCGATATGCTCACTGGAGCCCAGGAACAGGTACCCATCCAGGTTCAGGGCATACGGGAACAGCGCGAGCACCTTGTTCTGTTGATCCTGGTTCAGGTAAATGAGCATGTTGCGGCACGTCACCAGGTCGATATGGCTGTAGGGCGGGTCCTTCTGGAGGTCGTGCTGGGCAAAAACCACCAGTTGTCGGATCTCCTCCCGCACGATGTAGCGGTTGCCTTTCAGATGGAAGAAGCGCTCCAGCCGCTCCGCCGAAACATGCTTGGCAATGGAGAGTGGGTAACTGCCTCGGGACGCCTGGGTGATGGCCTGCTGGTCTATGTCGGTGGCAAACAGCTTTACCTGCGGCGCGCGGCCCAGTTTATCGAAGGCCTCCCTGAAAAGGATGGCCAGTGAGTATACTTCCTCACCGGTGCTGCAGGCCGCTACCCATACTTTCAGAGCCTCTGTTGCCGCCTTTCCTGCTATTATTTTGGGGATGATGTCTTTCTCCAGGCACTCGAAAGCCTCCGGGTCGCGGAAGAAATTGGTCACGTTGATGAAGAACTCTTGACAGAGTTTCTTGATCTCCCCTGGGTTCTCGTGGAGGTAGGACAGGTAAGCGGCCATACTTTCCTGTTTCAGGTAATCCATGCGCTTATGGATGCGCCGCATCAGGGTAGCCTCCTTGTAGTTGGTGAAGTCGGTCTGCGTATGGGTGCACACCAGGTCCAGTATCTCCTGCAACACCTCCGCGTCCTGCCCTTCCTCGTTCTGCTCTATCAGGTCCTTCACCAGCGGAACCTTGCGGGTATACTCCAGTATCTCCTCGGGCATGTGCTCCGGGTCCAGCACATAATCGGCCGCCCCGGCATCTATCGCACTGCGGGGCATACCGTCAAATTTGGCGCTCTCAGGGTTTTGCACCACCACCATGCCCCCGGCCTTGCGGATGGCGCGGGCGCCCTTGGTGCCGTCGGTGCCGGTACCGGAAAGCACGATGCCAATGGCGTGCTTGCCACGGTTCTTGGCCATCGACTCGAAGAACAGGTCTATGGCAAAGTTAGGCTCCCGGCTGCGGGTCTTGTCGGAGAGGCGCAGCCGGCCATGCTCTATGGTAAGCTGCTTGCCGCTGGGCAGCACATACACACAGTTGGGCCTGGTGAACATGTTATCCTCCGCCTCCTGCACCTGCATCTGCGTGTGCTTGCTCAGCAGTTCGGCCATCAGGCTTTTGTGGTCCGGCGAGAGGTGCTGGATAATAACGAAGGAAAAGCTGGAGTTGCTCGGGAAATGATCGAACAACTTATGGATAGCCTCCAGGCCACCGGCAGATGCACCGATGCCCACCAGGTAATGGTCGACGGCCGCGGTTTTACGTTCTTTTTTATGGGGTGCTGATAGGGGTGCTGTCATGTATGCTATTCGTATTCCGGGCCGCTCTTTCTTGGCAGTAGCTACTGTTGTATTGTTTCCTTTTGACGGAGTTGTTAGTACCGCGCCTTTACTATTTTCTCCAATACGGCATTCCGCAGGGTTTCGGCTGCCTCCAGCTCTTCCTGCTGCCAGGGCAGCGCTGTTTGCTTCACCGTTTCCTGGTAGGTGGCAAAGGAGTGGCGCGGGTGATAAGTCTTCCCGTCGGGCTCCAACCGGATGGCATCGTCAGGGTTACCACCCCAGGCGACACTCTGAATTACCTCCGCCCTGAAACCAAGTATAAACTCGCCCTGCTCGGCGTTGATCGGCAGCGACACAAGCCCGCTGGCCACCTCAGCATAAGGTCTGCTGTGCGGGTAATCCTGCGCGAGCTTATCGGTGGCGAACAGGCCGCCGCTCTTATTACGGCGCAACCATGAGGCCAGTTCTTTCACCTCCTGGCTGCCGGGTGTGCTGCCGCTCGTCCAGATGTTGCCTTCGTATACCACTGCAGCCCCTGAGAGCGAGAGCAGTTCCTGCATACTTGTCTTTCCCCCTAACAGGCTTTCTGCAAAGTGAGCCCCCGTATAAAGCTGCTCCACCAGCTTCACGTGTATGTTGCGCAGGTGCACCCGCAGCACCATGTGCTCCTCCCGCTGCCTGGCCTCCAACTGTGCCGAAAGTATACCTGAGAGCAGCTCCATGGCAGAGCGCATTTCGTACCCCGGTTGCTTAGCCGTTTTGTGGTGGCACGAGATCAGGCCCCAAAGCTTGTTATCGATAATGATAGGCAGCGACATAGAGGCCATGATGTTCATATTAGCCAGGTACTCCAGGTGTACCTTGGCCACACTGCGCAGGCTGCTCTCCGAGAGATCGGTGAAGCGCTGCGTGAGCGGGTTAATGACAGGTATGAGCCGCACAGGGCTGTATTCGCGTGTAGGAATGAGACGGTAGGGGGTTTTAAAGTATAGATCACGGGCCTGCTTGGGCACATCCGATGCCGGGAAGCGCAGCCCCAGGTAGTCGGCCATGTCTTCTTCCTTGGCCTGGGCAATCACGATGCCGTTCCACTGCGGGTCAAACTGGTACACCAGCACTTTATCAAACCCGGTGAACTTCTTCAGCTCCATGGCGGCGCGCTGGGCAATTTCCGAGCAGGTGCCGGCCTGCTTCATCAGGGTAGTGATATACTTGATGTGCTGGTAGAGGCGCACAAAAGCCTCCTCCGGGGCAGGCATATTCTTCTCCAGCTCCATCAGCACATACTCCTGCTGCGGCAGCACAAGAGCAGAGAAGGAAACCTCTTTGCCCTGCACTTTAAAGTTGAGCATAAACGGTATCTTGTCCTGGCTACCCTGCGTGTTGATCTTGGCCAAAAGGTCGCTGTACTGCCCCGGCTGCAAAAAAACAGACAGCGGCTGCTCCAGCAGGTCTTCCGGGGAAACGGACAGGAAGTCCTCCACGTTCTCGCTGATTTGCAGAACGCGTAGCTCCTCTTTATCCAGCACCAGCAGTACACCGTGTGGCTGCACCAGGTTTATCAGGTGCAATGGTATGCTTCCGCAAAACTCAGAATCGTAGTTTTTATCGATGCTGATGTTGACAGGGGCCGTAGGCTTCTCCATCTATTAGAAGTTAAATAATTGGCTTTTAAGGCCATCAGAAAAACAATTCCTGCAAACGGCTGTAAGTTGGCAGCACCTTGTAAGTGCAACATCACGCTACCAAGCACAACACAGTCCGGGGTAGGCCTGCGTAGGTTGCCCGAATTAACCGACAGATAAACGTAAAATTATACTAAGATAATATCCGATTAGCAGAATCATCCCGCACCGACAGTCCCAGAATCCATAAATATAATACCTCCTCATGAAAAAGCCATCATATGTTGCCCCATTCATCATCAAAAATATGACACCAAACTACAAAACAAACATACTATAAATCCTATATAACAGGTCGGTGATATGGGTTAGCCTCTTACGGCGTTTATACTTTGACCCGCCGCTAAAATATATGCCTCCTCCCCTCTTGCTTTAGTGCGTGCAACCTCATTCCTTTGCCACGATGAAAAGTGTAGGCATACCCTTCCTTAAAAGTATAAGCTTGCTGCTGGCAGTGTTGCTGTGCGGTATACTTGCTTTTGCTGTGCCTGCCACCGTTACTGCCGCCCCCACCGCGGCCCAGCAGGAAAGTATAACCTTTGCCGACCAGGCACCCTTTATACTTGTAGCCGGTGAAATTACCTCGGGCGAGGCCGAGGGTGTGCTGCAACTGGACAGGTCGCTGCTGACGCCGCTCCTGCAGTTTTTTCTGCAGCACATCTACCCCCAGCCCCAGGACACAACCCTGCCAACACGCTCTTACCAAGCCTCCAAAGGCGACTGCGGCCTGCATACCATTCTTACCAAAGGCCCTTAGGCCTCCCGCTCAGACATCTGGCTCTTCCATTTTAAGGCACCACTTCCTGCCGGTGCTATGGCGCGCGCGTGCGCCTCTTTATACATTGTTTATCGCTTAATGCTGTTGCGGGGTAGCTACAGTGCCGCTGCTGTTGCGCAGCCAGGGCTGTCTACCTACTACGAAATCACCTAATTTCTTATGAGAATATCCTTCCTACCCCTTGCCACGCTGGTGTGCATCACCCTGGCGGCTATACTTACCGTGCTGCAGCAGTATGGTGTAATCTCGCTGCCTGCCGAAGTGCTGCTGACCGTGCGCTGGGCCGGTATTGCCGTGCTGCTGGGCTACGGCCTGCAGAAACGCTCGCTGACCACCTGGATCCTGATCAGTATGGTGGTGGGCGCCGAGATCGGCTACGACTTCCCACAGTTCGCCGTCAACCTCAACGTCCTCAGCAAGGTGTTCCTCAAGCTGATCAAGACGATCATTGCTCCGCTCATCTTCGCTACTTTGGTGGTTGGCATAGCCGGCCACGCCAACCTCAGGCAGGTGGGCAGCATGGGCTGGAAAGCCATTGTATACTTTGAGGTGGTGACCACGCTGGCGCTCTTTATCGGTTTGGCAGCCATTAACCTGAGCAAAGCCGGTGAGGGTATTGATGCCGGGCTGGCGC is a window of Pontibacter kalidii DNA encoding:
- a CDS encoding chemotaxis protein CheB, yielding MTAPLSAPHKKERKTAAVDHYLVGIGASAGGLEAIHKLFDHFPSNSSFSFVIIQHLSPDHKSLMAELLSKHTQMQVQEAEDNMFTRPNCVYVLPSGKQLTIEHGRLRLSDKTRSREPNFAIDLFFESMAKNRGKHAIGIVLSGTGTDGTKGARAIRKAGGMVVVQNPESAKFDGMPRSAIDAGAADYVLDPEHMPEEILEYTRKVPLVKDLIEQNEEGQDAEVLQEILDLVCTHTQTDFTNYKEATLMRRIHKRMDYLKQESMAAYLSYLHENPGEIKKLCQEFFINVTNFFRDPEAFECLEKDIIPKIIAGKAATEALKVWVAACSTGEEVYSLAILFREAFDKLGRAPQVKLFATDIDQQAITQASRGSYPLSIAKHVSAERLERFFHLKGNRYIVREEIRQLVVFAQHDLQKDPPYSHIDLVTCRNMLIYLNQDQQNKVLALFPYALNLDGYLFLGSSEHIGSMKSFFAEENRKWKIFRKIKEGSGTRQSYGLTDYASNGSSNGQAAKYNPSPELRYNDSFMDAVSEDFKVTALYVDEHYQLLHGIGDINRYLKFPDKRLHFNLIKMVPEELAITLSVGIRKAIKQDRKVVARQVAVKLGKREQLVHVSIRPITLDKGQPKIILVLLQEMGEVTPLPKVSDLTFVSDDDYYQQLTALETELKEAREGLHLTVQDLSTANEELQSTNEELMSSNEELQSSNEEMQSLNEELHTVNSEHQLKIKELQELNEDLDNYIRSSNIGQLFVDHHLVIRKFTPSIDGLINIIDSDLGRPIHHLSHNLKYSRLIEDIKEVNNSSVDVEQEVETVDGKYYLMRIIPYLKHDGNKDGVVISFVDVTTLKTLSNVVQGVLNSSFNSIMAFKAVRDESQQITDFAWTLLNRKTESMIGHSQAELLNTSVLSVMPFLRKSGLFRKFAEVVASEQVMHIEQQLELNGHKTWFEIAAVKMGDGVTVTMADITEKKSSEDKVLMAYEELKLAEENLIKLNNELEKRVAERTQELSSSEERFRMVSMATNDVIWDWDVVNNEIWWSDSQKTMLGYDAEELGTGVDSWYRLVHPNDREELEKGISKALNSGKDQWSGEYRIRKKDGSYAYVSNRARIMHNEYQVPYRVLGSFIDLSDLKRTQEELQATNEHLLRVIEDLDTFVYTASHDLKTPISNIEGLILLLEDQVAAAGPIPGEPIQPVFEMMKGAICRFNNVIKDLTDIVKVQRDVDVEPEQVDVQEVFDEVRASMQEVIESENAGVSIDFSEAPHIRFSKKNLYSVLYNLINNAIKYKAEGRNPEVSLKTERVDGYVLLTVSDNGLGISKENLAKLFTLFKRFHAHVDGTGMGLYIVKRLVDNAKGYIKVRSEEGVGTTFELYFRR
- a CDS encoding GAF domain-containing protein; this translates as MEKPTAPVNISIDKNYDSEFCGSIPLHLINLVQPHGVLLVLDKEELRVLQISENVEDFLSVSPEDLLEQPLSVFLQPGQYSDLLAKINTQGSQDKIPFMLNFKVQGKEVSFSALVLPQQEYVLMELEKNMPAPEEAFVRLYQHIKYITTLMKQAGTCSEIAQRAAMELKKFTGFDKVLVYQFDPQWNGIVIAQAKEEDMADYLGLRFPASDVPKQARDLYFKTPYRLIPTREYSPVRLIPVINPLTQRFTDLSESSLRSVAKVHLEYLANMNIMASMSLPIIIDNKLWGLISCHHKTAKQPGYEMRSAMELLSGILSAQLEARQREEHMVLRVHLRNIHVKLVEQLYTGAHFAESLLGGKTSMQELLSLSGAAVVYEGNIWTSGSTPGSQEVKELASWLRRNKSGGLFATDKLAQDYPHSRPYAEVASGLVSLPINAEQGEFILGFRAEVIQSVAWGGNPDDAIRLEPDGKTYHPRHSFATYQETVKQTALPWQQEELEAAETLRNAVLEKIVKARY